Proteins encoded by one window of Xenopus tropicalis strain Nigerian chromosome 6, UCB_Xtro_10.0, whole genome shotgun sequence:
- the LOC116411626 gene encoding LOW QUALITY PROTEIN: oocyte zinc finger protein XlCOF26-like (The sequence of the model RefSeq protein was modified relative to this genomic sequence to represent the inferred CDS: inserted 1 base in 1 codon), with translation MDPVPGAASPLAESEILQIKIKKEEPDPEDHQTPMESSAAPLTDGGGYMKAEPDADSGTTYGGSLKTEISNLCGTQERIHTGEKPFTCTECGKSFPLSSSLRKHVRTHIGVKGYSCTDCGKAFYAKGHLLNHQKNHAGEKPFTCTECGKIFTRKSNLRKHQRIHTGKNLFTCTECGKPFTEKRNLLIHQRIHTGEKPFTCTECGKSFNLWSTLQNHNKIHTGEKPFTCSECGKRFSIKNSLKKHQRTHSREKRYSCTECGKTFSKKSVFQMHQMTHTGEKPFTCAECGKSFAKNGNLRIHQXDSHWGETIRLHRMRENIFCL, from the exons atggatcccgttcctggggccg cttCCCCATTGGCTGAATcagaaatattacagataaagataaagaaagaagaaccggaccctgaggaccatcagaccccaatggaaagctcagcagcgccacttactgatgggg GGGGGTACATGAAGGCGGAACCCgatgcagactctggcacaacaTATGGGGGCTCTTTGAAAACTGAGATCTCCAACCTCTGTGGGACGCAGGAGagaattcacaccggggagaaaccattcacctgtacagagtgtgggaaaagttttcctttaagcagcaGCCTCCGTAAACACGTGAGAACTCACATAGGGGTAAAAGGGTATTCCTGTACAGACTGTGGGAAGGCCTTCTATGCAAAGGGGCATCTTCTAAACCACCAAAAGAATCAcgccggggagaaaccattcacctgcacggaatgtgggaaaataTTTACTAGAAAGAGCAACCTTCGCAAACACCAGAGAATCCACACGGGGAAGAATCtcttcacctgtacagaatgcgGGAAACCATTCACTGAAAAGAGAAACCTGCTGATACACCAGagaattcacaccggggagaaacccttcacctgcacagaatgtgggaagaGTTTCAATTTATGGAGCACACTTCAGAACCACAACAAAATTCACACCGGAGAGAAACCGTTCACCTGTAGTGAATGCGGGAAACGTTTCAGTATAAAGAACAGCCTGAAGAAGCACCAAAGAACTCACAGCAGAGAAAAACGTTACAGCTGCACAGAATGTGGCAAAACTTTCTCGAAAAAGAGTGTCTTCCAAATGCACCAGATGAcgcacaccggggagaaacccttcACCTGCGCggagtgtgggaaaagctttgCTAAGAACGGAAACCTTCGCATTCACC TTGactcacactggggagaaaccattcgcCTGCACAGAATGAGGGAAAACATTTTCTGTTTGTAG